A part of Gracilimonas sp. genomic DNA contains:
- a CDS encoding type II toxin-antitoxin system VapC family toxin, whose translation MSRVLIDTNIFVYGIDEDSKYYDQAKQILDQTEKQLVTTSKNLIEFLTVVTKSSGYNLNSELALEIIEEIIQSVEVIYPTPESLAILLDLVHRYSPSGLKIHDFEIISIGLAHGIQEVATFNTKDFKSVQEISLSDI comes from the coding sequence ATGAGTAGAGTACTTATTGATACCAATATTTTTGTGTATGGAATTGATGAGGACTCTAAATATTACGATCAAGCAAAACAGATTTTAGATCAGACAGAAAAACAGCTTGTAACCACCTCAAAGAATTTAATCGAATTTTTAACCGTTGTTACTAAATCCTCGGGCTATAATCTCAACTCTGAATTGGCTTTAGAAATTATTGAGGAGATCATTCAGAGTGTGGAAGTTATCTATCCCACACCGGAATCACTGGCAATTTTGCTGGACTTGGTACATCGGTATTCCCCTTCCGGTCTTAAAATCCATGACTTTGAGATAATCAGCATTGGTTTGGCACATGGCATCCAGGAAGTGGCCACTTTTAATACAAAAGATTTTAAATCGGTACAGGAAATCTCTCTTTCAGACATATAG
- a CDS encoding M20/M25/M40 family metallo-hydrolase, which yields MRRIVFLITIIVTLTSCQSSEDVQALLEDNLSKEKSEYQQQIVGHLSGEYELANNITMGIRWSKEERKLAERYLKELLLQLNIEPQEQHYMSPNLNPAIDLIVGPFQGSNVYGILPATQSSNEYIILGAHYDTGKRNAPGAIDNATGIALIYSVAQEVAEMKSRDKNIVLVFFDQEEEELIGSRAFLDLIKEKQWNVHSIHCFDMVGWDENQDKAMEIFSPSESLRSIYKETAAAHNIPIHEIVIDPIGYEVSSTDFDAFVPGGYSVIGAGELFYHRDSTPYKDSPKDTFETVDFSYLLSSSNLVAEIIKKLVL from the coding sequence ATGAGAAGAATTGTTTTCCTTATTACCATAATTGTGACATTAACCTCGTGCCAAAGTAGTGAGGATGTTCAAGCCCTGTTGGAGGATAACTTATCTAAAGAAAAATCCGAATATCAGCAACAAATTGTCGGGCATTTGTCCGGTGAATATGAGCTGGCTAATAATATAACCATGGGCATTCGCTGGTCTAAAGAAGAACGCAAACTGGCCGAAAGGTATTTAAAAGAGTTGCTTTTACAATTGAATATCGAGCCTCAGGAGCAACACTATATGTCACCCAATCTCAACCCTGCTATTGATTTGATCGTTGGCCCATTCCAAGGGTCCAATGTGTATGGAATTCTTCCTGCTACCCAATCCAGCAACGAATACATCATTCTTGGTGCTCATTATGATACCGGAAAGAGAAATGCCCCGGGAGCCATTGATAATGCCACTGGCATCGCCCTTATTTACAGCGTTGCACAAGAAGTAGCTGAAATGAAATCCAGAGACAAAAATATAGTACTGGTATTTTTTGACCAGGAAGAGGAAGAGCTGATCGGAAGCCGGGCTTTTCTGGATCTCATCAAAGAGAAGCAATGGAATGTACACTCCATTCATTGTTTTGACATGGTTGGATGGGATGAGAATCAGGATAAAGCTATGGAGATTTTTTCTCCATCTGAATCATTACGATCAATCTATAAAGAAACAGCTGCTGCTCACAACATCCCAATACATGAGATAGTCATTGATCCGATTGGGTACGAGGTAAGCTCAACAGATTTTGATGCTTTTGTTCCCGGCGGCTACAGTGTAATCGGAGCCGGTGAATTATTCTATCATCGTGATTCCACTCCCTACAAAGACTCTCCCAAAGATACCTTCGAGACGGTGGATTTCAGCTACTTACTTTCCAGTTCAAATCTGGTGGCAGAAATTATAAAAAAACTGGTGCTGTAA